One genomic window of Luteitalea pratensis includes the following:
- a CDS encoding winged helix-turn-helix domain-containing protein — protein MPLYRFADFVLSPRQRTLARNGQPIALIPRYFDLLLFLVERRTDAVHRRDIFDRVWSDVIVSDSALSQAIRTLRRTLGDDPREPRFIRTVSRHGYQFVCADLIEDTDDGLAPAPVGLTANALLGVDVGATSSATIGITTGNDNVVVAPAGDPYPPLLALLLAPATTIAEQEEQRDAAERLHALGTEEALRRLDCLPHEAFARALLRDTRYQVPGAGEVPLLGTPTALRSASMLVRLRVRRAAALVARRWIGGTLGGGLAGALAGLIGGVLLALAPDSTAPMTVAPVLGVVGALCGLGGGAGVSAGLSAGEALALSARRPALVGAAAVGGAIAGGIAQEFTRWTLGALFGLFMPIGGFLEGAVIGAGVGAGYAVATRGVASGLAAPRGRARTVVALVTGLGGAAAALALAVAGVPLVGGTVHLLAQASSGSQVLLTPLGRLLGEPEFGPLTRALISVGEGGAFAIGVAAGLTRRTV, from the coding sequence GTGCCGCTCTACCGTTTCGCCGACTTCGTGCTGTCGCCTCGCCAGCGCACGCTTGCACGCAACGGCCAGCCCATTGCGCTCATCCCGCGCTACTTCGACCTGCTGCTGTTCCTCGTCGAGCGCCGCACCGACGCCGTACACCGGCGCGACATCTTCGATCGCGTCTGGAGCGACGTCATCGTTTCCGACAGCGCGCTCAGCCAGGCGATCCGGACCCTGCGGCGCACGCTCGGCGACGACCCACGCGAGCCACGCTTCATCCGGACGGTGTCGCGGCACGGATACCAGTTCGTCTGTGCCGACCTGATCGAGGACACCGACGACGGCCTGGCGCCAGCACCCGTTGGACTGACCGCGAATGCTCTGTTGGGCGTTGACGTTGGCGCCACGTCGAGCGCGACGATCGGCATCACAACCGGCAATGACAACGTCGTTGTGGCTCCGGCCGGCGACCCCTACCCGCCGCTGTTGGCGTTGCTGCTGGCGCCCGCGACAACGATCGCCGAGCAGGAAGAGCAGCGGGATGCCGCGGAACGGCTGCACGCACTCGGGACCGAGGAGGCCCTGCGGCGACTCGATTGCCTGCCACACGAGGCCTTCGCGCGGGCGCTGCTGCGAGATACCCGCTACCAGGTGCCCGGTGCAGGCGAAGTGCCCCTGCTCGGCACGCCGACGGCGCTGCGATCGGCGTCGATGCTCGTCCGGCTGCGCGTGCGACGGGCGGCGGCGCTGGTCGCGCGACGATGGATAGGCGGCACGCTTGGAGGCGGATTGGCCGGTGCGCTCGCCGGCCTGATCGGGGGCGTGTTGCTGGCGCTTGCGCCCGATAGTACGGCGCCGATGACCGTGGCCCCGGTGCTGGGGGTGGTCGGTGCGCTGTGCGGGCTTGGTGGCGGTGCCGGTGTCTCCGCGGGACTGTCAGCAGGCGAGGCGCTCGCGCTCTCCGCACGGCGGCCGGCGCTCGTCGGCGCGGCGGCTGTTGGCGGCGCCATCGCCGGAGGCATCGCGCAGGAGTTCACGCGCTGGACGCTCGGCGCGCTCTTCGGCCTCTTCATGCCGATCGGCGGCTTTCTCGAGGGAGCGGTGATCGGCGCCGGCGTCGGCGCAGGATATGCCGTCGCTACCCGTGGCGTCGCCTCGGGTCTCGCGGCGCCGCGCGGTCGAGCGCGTACCGTGGTCGCGCTCGTCACCGGGCTGGGCGGTGCCGCCGCTGCGCTGGCCCTCGCGGTTGCGGGTGTGCCCCTGGTGGGCGGCACGGTGCATCTGCTCGCACAGGCATCGTCGGGGTCCCAGGTGCTCCTGACGCCGCTGGGCCGACTGCTGGGCGAGCCGGAATTCGGTCCCCTCACCCGCGCGCTCATCTCGGTGGGGGAGGGCGGCGCCTTCGCGATCGGCGTCGCGGCGGGCCTCACCCGGCGGACCGTTTAG
- a CDS encoding ATP-binding protein, with the protein MLTTANPHLGVCLTLTRAISGSHNVEQIFDAVLDSLEAGLQVSRASILLFDAAGVMRFVASRGISDEYCAAVEGHSPWTPESADAVPIIVGDVREDASLAALLPVLERERIAALAFFPLVSMDRVIGKFMLYFDTPHVPGAGQMQLASLMASQVAFAVQRITVETQLRRNEHRLRFALDAAAMGTWDWDLTTDKVEWSENLASLHGLPDGTFDGTFASYEREIHPEDRPRVLASASRALTEGIPHDVEYRIVAPDGTVRWVEGKGMVEYQDGRPVRLSGVCIMATRRKEAELARLAIAEEASRTKDEFLATLSHELRTPLNAILGWVHLLQSGALPSARVESAFDTIARNARLQAQLIEDILDVSRIIAGKLELERTAVCLPVLVETAISGILPAAAEKGVRLTADLAPSLPTLEGDPKRLQQVLGNVLANAVKFTPSGGQVTLLCLAQHGEVCIEVQDTGAGIAAEFLPHVFERFRQADSRTTRQHGGLGLGLAIARHLVQQHGGKMTAHSDGPGLGTMIRISLPVPVSADLALTAPIFTPSTMLAGCLDGATVLVVDDDQDSRELCGVLLEGAGAVATLCDSAAAALQCLETSDIDLVIADIAMPGVDGYAFIARVRERRPDIPAIAMTAHARIEDRRRALAAGYTSYRTKPIDGPQLIVEAVDLLARRASQRSNA; encoded by the coding sequence ATGCTGACAACGGCGAACCCCCACCTCGGCGTCTGCCTGACCCTCACGCGCGCCATCAGCGGCAGTCATAACGTCGAGCAGATCTTCGACGCCGTCCTCGACTCGCTCGAAGCCGGGTTGCAGGTGAGCCGCGCATCCATCCTCCTGTTCGACGCCGCCGGCGTAATGCGCTTCGTCGCCTCGCGCGGCATCTCCGACGAGTATTGCGCTGCCGTCGAAGGTCACAGCCCCTGGACGCCGGAATCGGCCGACGCAGTCCCGATCATCGTCGGCGACGTACGCGAGGACGCGTCGCTCGCGGCGCTGCTCCCGGTCCTCGAACGCGAGCGCATCGCGGCGCTCGCCTTCTTCCCGCTCGTGAGCATGGACCGCGTGATCGGCAAGTTCATGCTGTACTTCGACACGCCGCACGTGCCCGGCGCCGGCCAGATGCAACTGGCCAGCCTGATGGCATCGCAGGTCGCGTTCGCGGTGCAACGGATCACGGTCGAGACGCAGTTGCGCCGCAACGAGCATCGACTTCGTTTCGCGCTCGACGCCGCGGCGATGGGCACGTGGGACTGGGACCTCACGACGGACAAGGTGGAGTGGTCGGAGAACCTCGCGAGCCTTCATGGTTTGCCGGACGGCACCTTCGACGGCACGTTCGCGAGCTACGAGCGTGAAATCCACCCCGAGGACCGCCCCCGCGTGCTCGCGTCGGCCAGTCGTGCCCTCACGGAAGGCATCCCGCACGACGTCGAATACCGCATCGTCGCGCCGGACGGCACCGTGCGATGGGTCGAAGGCAAGGGGATGGTCGAGTACCAGGACGGTCGGCCGGTGCGGTTGTCCGGCGTGTGCATCATGGCCACGCGCCGCAAGGAAGCCGAACTGGCGCGGCTTGCGATCGCCGAGGAGGCGAGCCGCACCAAGGACGAATTCCTCGCCACGCTCTCACACGAACTGCGGACACCGCTGAACGCGATCCTCGGCTGGGTGCACCTGCTCCAGTCGGGCGCTTTGCCATCCGCACGCGTCGAGTCGGCGTTCGACACCATCGCTCGGAACGCACGCCTGCAGGCGCAGCTGATCGAGGACATCCTCGACGTGTCGCGGATCATCGCCGGCAAGCTGGAGCTGGAACGGACCGCCGTGTGCCTGCCTGTCCTCGTGGAAACGGCGATCAGCGGCATCCTCCCCGCCGCTGCCGAGAAGGGCGTGCGCCTGACGGCCGATCTGGCGCCGTCGCTACCCACGCTCGAGGGCGATCCCAAGCGCCTGCAGCAGGTGCTCGGCAACGTCCTCGCCAACGCGGTGAAGTTCACGCCATCGGGCGGCCAGGTCACGCTGTTGTGCTTGGCGCAACACGGCGAGGTCTGCATCGAGGTGCAGGACACCGGCGCGGGAATCGCGGCGGAATTCCTGCCGCACGTGTTCGAACGTTTCCGTCAGGCCGACAGCCGGACGACACGGCAGCATGGCGGCCTCGGACTCGGCCTTGCGATTGCGCGTCACCTGGTGCAGCAGCATGGCGGCAAGATGACCGCGCACAGCGACGGCCCCGGTCTCGGCACGATGATCCGGATCAGCCTGCCGGTGCCCGTGTCGGCAGACCTCGCGCTGACGGCGCCGATCTTCACGCCGTCGACGATGCTCGCGGGCTGCCTCGACGGTGCGACGGTCCTGGTGGTGGACGACGACCAGGATTCGCGCGAGTTGTGCGGCGTGCTGCTCGAGGGCGCGGGCGCGGTGGCCACCCTGTGCGACAGCGCGGCAGCGGCCCTCCAGTGTCTCGAGACCAGCGACATCGATCTCGTGATCGCCGACATCGCGATGCCCGGTGTCGATGGCTACGCGTTCATCGCGCGCGTCCGCGAGCGACGTCCCGACATTCCCGCGATCGCCATGACGGCGCACGCACGCATCGAGGACCGCCGACGCGCCCTGGCCGCCGGCTACACGTCCTACCGCACCAAGCCGATCGACGGTCCGCAGTTGATCGTCGAGGCCGTCGATCTCCTCGCGCGACGCGCCTCGCAGCGAAGTAACGCGTAA
- a CDS encoding VOC family protein, translated as MELDHVFVMCDVGAPEAAALHALGLREGSPNTHPGQGTACRRFFFGNAYLELVWVANADEAQTPAVAPTRLWDRWSQRRRGASPFGIVLRGGRAASNAAPTWPTWPYRPSWLGEGQSIEFAQDTPLREPEIIAMPFVRERARAGLEPLDHDFPLTHITSTTCGLDAASQLSAASQALHASGIVSFEPAREPTLRLAFADAVEGKTMDLWPTLPLVLEW; from the coding sequence ATGGAACTCGACCACGTGTTCGTGATGTGCGACGTCGGCGCGCCTGAGGCCGCGGCGCTGCACGCGCTCGGGTTGCGCGAAGGGTCGCCCAACACCCATCCGGGCCAGGGCACCGCGTGCCGGCGGTTCTTCTTCGGCAATGCCTATCTGGAACTCGTCTGGGTTGCCAACGCCGACGAGGCCCAGACGCCGGCGGTCGCGCCGACACGCCTCTGGGATCGCTGGTCGCAACGGCGCCGCGGCGCCTCGCCATTCGGCATCGTCCTGCGCGGCGGGCGCGCTGCCTCCAATGCCGCACCGACGTGGCCGACATGGCCATACCGGCCGTCGTGGCTCGGTGAAGGTCAGTCGATCGAGTTCGCACAGGACACGCCGCTGCGCGAACCCGAAATCATCGCGATGCCCTTCGTACGCGAACGTGCGCGCGCCGGCCTCGAGCCACTGGATCACGACTTCCCCCTCACGCACATCACCTCGACCACCTGCGGCCTGGACGCCGCGTCACAACTCTCGGCCGCATCCCAGGCCCTGCACGCATCCGGCATCGTCTCCTTCGAACCCGCACGCGAGCCGACGCTGCGCCTCGCCTTCGCCGACGCCGTGGAGGGCAAGACGATGGACCTCTGGCCGACGTTGCCGCTGGTCCTCGAGTGGTAA
- a CDS encoding RNA polymerase sigma factor, producing MHDAPTPARDQLLPPPSPEETLQLLQRLRDGEEDALDALLSRLLPRLRRWAHGRLPRAARGMLDTGDIVQTVAARAVRHFATLDVPHSSALGYYLRQAISNEIATHWRRADRRVFETTAGPSLPADDTSPLDRLIGVERLQRYEAALQRLDPMDREAIVARFELAYDYDDLARYLGKPSAGAARVAVHRAVKRLTEEARHV from the coding sequence GTGCACGACGCACCCACGCCCGCGCGTGATCAGCTGCTGCCACCTCCCTCGCCAGAGGAGACGTTGCAGCTGCTGCAGCGGCTTCGCGACGGCGAGGAGGACGCGCTGGACGCGCTGCTCTCCCGCCTGCTGCCGCGGCTCCGCCGGTGGGCGCATGGACGGTTGCCGCGCGCCGCACGCGGCATGCTCGACACCGGGGACATCGTGCAGACGGTAGCCGCCAGGGCCGTGCGCCACTTCGCGACGCTCGACGTCCCACACTCCTCGGCGCTTGGCTATTACCTGCGGCAAGCGATCTCCAACGAGATCGCGACGCACTGGCGCCGTGCCGACCGTCGCGTCTTCGAGACCACCGCCGGACCGTCACTGCCCGCTGACGACACGTCGCCGCTCGATCGGTTGATCGGCGTCGAGCGCCTGCAACGCTACGAGGCCGCCCTGCAGCGGCTCGATCCCATGGATCGCGAAGCCATCGTCGCCCGCTTCGAGCTCGCGTACGACTACGACGATCTCGCGCGCTACCTCGGCAAGCCGTCCGCAGGCGCGGCGCGCGTCGCCGTGCACCGCGCGGTGAAGCGGTTGACCGAAGAGGCGCGCCATGTCTGA
- a CDS encoding ankyrin repeat domain-containing protein: MPLRSPLEAYVAQAARLLEAWRTGDAGALRFFKERHPRFLREDVPWLPRPLSESDIAAADLNDDDARLATARGYDFADWEHLAVFVDSMRDTEAPVARFERAVDWVIDGDVEALRAALVDDPALVHVRSTRVTHFDPPRHNATLLHYVAANGVEGYRQRTPANAIDVARVLLDAGAVPDSVAQLYGGDCTTMALLVSSSVPARAGVQVALVDVLVDYGASVEPSGSGAWTSPVLTALTFGYIDAARALVRRGARVEAFSTAAGLGLLDEVTRRLPAANAEDRHRALALAAQLGHVDVVRVLLDAGEDPDRYNPPQAHSHSTPLHQAVAGGHLDMVRLLVERGARLDVHDSLFEGTPLGWAEYLDKRAIAEYLGEVSRLRSQGSGIGPET, encoded by the coding sequence GTGCCACTTCGGTCACCGCTGGAGGCGTACGTCGCGCAAGCCGCCCGGCTGCTGGAGGCATGGCGGACTGGCGACGCCGGCGCGCTTCGCTTCTTCAAGGAGCGGCACCCTCGCTTCCTGCGCGAGGACGTGCCGTGGCTGCCCAGGCCGCTCAGCGAGAGCGACATCGCCGCAGCGGACCTGAACGATGACGACGCACGGCTCGCAACAGCCCGCGGTTACGACTTCGCCGACTGGGAGCACCTGGCGGTCTTCGTCGACAGCATGCGCGATACGGAGGCACCGGTTGCTCGCTTCGAACGGGCGGTCGATTGGGTCATCGACGGCGATGTCGAAGCGTTACGTGCGGCGCTCGTCGACGATCCTGCACTCGTACACGTGCGTTCGACACGCGTCACGCACTTCGACCCGCCGCGCCACAACGCGACGTTGCTGCACTACGTCGCGGCGAATGGCGTGGAAGGGTATCGGCAGAGGACGCCTGCGAATGCGATCGACGTGGCGCGCGTCCTGCTCGACGCGGGCGCCGTCCCGGATTCCGTCGCACAGCTCTACGGAGGCGACTGCACGACGATGGCGCTGCTCGTGTCGAGCAGTGTTCCCGCGCGCGCGGGCGTACAGGTGGCACTCGTCGACGTGCTGGTGGACTACGGTGCGTCCGTCGAGCCGTCCGGCAGTGGCGCGTGGACTTCACCTGTGCTGACGGCCCTGACGTTCGGGTACATCGACGCCGCCCGCGCGCTGGTGCGCCGAGGCGCGCGCGTCGAGGCCTTCAGCACCGCGGCGGGACTGGGATTGCTGGACGAGGTCACGCGTCGACTGCCGGCGGCTAACGCCGAAGACCGGCATCGCGCGCTTGCGCTGGCCGCGCAGCTCGGCCACGTCGACGTCGTGCGCGTGCTGCTCGATGCTGGCGAGGATCCCGACCGATACAACCCGCCGCAGGCTCACTCGCACTCGACGCCACTGCACCAGGCGGTGGCTGGCGGACATCTCGACATGGTGCGACTGCTCGTCGAACGCGGCGCTCGCCTCGACGTGCACGACAGCCTGTTCGAGGGCACGCCCCTCGGCTGGGCCGAGTACCTCGACAAGCGGGCGATCGCCGAGTACTTGGGCGAGGTCTCAAGGCTCAGGTCTCAAGGCTCAGGCATCGGGCCTGAGACCTGA
- a CDS encoding DNA-3-methyladenine glycosylase family protein, giving the protein MTPDASDTWPLPEPYDFLETTRWWRLGVRDPTVRRDANGLWRTSHTADGPVTVRLTIGGARLRADAWGLGATAVLEDVPRWVGLDEPPWALPSHPAVDRMLRTYGGVRLTDTRDVFDAMVNTVLQQLVTWEHAAMTWRRLCERHGERAPGPIEMRLSPTPRAIRAAGTMHLQAAGVGLKQARTLMTVAGVAHAIRRAANLPTQDAAELLQKVRGIGPWTASMVLGMRLGRPEPIPIGDFHLPSTIAWALAGEPRATDARMLELLSPFGDQAFRVVRLVWAARIEAPRRGPRAPWR; this is encoded by the coding sequence ATGACGCCAGACGCCAGCGACACCTGGCCGCTCCCGGAGCCGTACGACTTCCTCGAGACCACGAGATGGTGGCGCCTCGGCGTCCGCGATCCGACCGTGCGACGTGACGCGAATGGCCTCTGGCGCACCTCGCATACCGCTGACGGACCCGTGACGGTGCGCCTGACCATCGGCGGTGCGCGGTTGCGTGCCGACGCGTGGGGGCTAGGTGCCACTGCTGTGCTCGAGGACGTCCCGCGCTGGGTCGGCCTGGACGAACCGCCGTGGGCGTTGCCGTCGCATCCCGCTGTCGATCGCATGCTGCGCACATATGGCGGAGTGCGCCTCACCGACACCCGCGACGTGTTCGACGCGATGGTGAACACCGTGCTGCAACAACTTGTGACCTGGGAACATGCGGCGATGACGTGGCGACGCCTGTGCGAGCGGCATGGCGAGCGCGCGCCTGGGCCGATCGAGATGCGCCTCTCCCCTACGCCGCGGGCCATCCGAGCGGCCGGGACGATGCACTTGCAAGCGGCGGGGGTCGGCCTGAAGCAGGCACGTACGTTGATGACGGTTGCAGGCGTCGCGCATGCGATCCGCCGCGCGGCGAATCTGCCGACGCAGGATGCTGCGGAACTCCTGCAGAAAGTGCGCGGGATCGGCCCGTGGACCGCGAGCATGGTGCTCGGCATGCGCCTCGGCCGGCCAGAGCCGATCCCGATCGGCGACTTCCACCTGCCGTCGACGATCGCATGGGCCCTGGCGGGCGAGCCGCGCGCAACGGATGCGCGGATGCTGGAGCTGCTTTCGCCCTTCGGCGATCAGGCGTTCCGGGTGGTGCGCCTGGTTTGGGCCGCCCGCATCGAGGCCCCAAGGCGTGGCCCCCGCGCCCCCTGGCGGTGA
- a CDS encoding RNA polymerase sigma factor: protein MLTSPLAPADFSLLSDVIATVSRTSGLPAEDAMDFSQHVHLKLLERNYAPLKRFAGRSSLKTFITVVVRRQLLDWRNRHYGKWRPCEAARRLGHAAIHLDRLISRDGHQVDDAVAIMATRPECADETVLRALATQLPQRIRARTVATDDFEGISPCSFDDPVEARQDEEQTRVRRERLRLACLALPPDDRRLLHLRFGRGLAVSDVARLMGEPAKPLYRRLDRIVSALRSSLVNGDAATCRRSCRRHCVRSGSPGRKTRDRPGHIERE, encoded by the coding sequence ATGCTCACGTCCCCGCTTGCGCCTGCCGATTTCTCGCTCCTGTCTGATGTCATTGCGACCGTCAGCCGCACCAGCGGCCTGCCGGCCGAAGATGCGATGGACTTCAGCCAGCACGTCCACCTGAAGCTGCTCGAACGCAACTACGCGCCCCTGAAGCGGTTTGCGGGGCGCAGCTCGCTCAAGACCTTCATCACCGTCGTCGTCCGTCGCCAGCTCCTCGACTGGCGCAACCGCCACTACGGCAAGTGGCGCCCGTGCGAGGCCGCCCGTCGACTCGGGCATGCCGCCATTCACCTGGACCGTCTCATCTCGCGCGACGGGCACCAGGTGGACGATGCGGTCGCGATCATGGCGACGCGGCCGGAGTGCGCGGACGAAACGGTGTTGCGCGCGCTGGCGACGCAGTTGCCGCAGCGCATCCGCGCCAGGACCGTCGCGACCGACGACTTCGAGGGCATCAGCCCCTGCAGCTTCGATGATCCGGTCGAGGCGAGGCAGGACGAAGAGCAGACGCGCGTGCGGCGTGAACGCCTGCGCCTTGCGTGCCTTGCACTTCCACCCGACGACCGGCGCCTGCTGCACCTGCGCTTTGGCCGCGGCCTGGCGGTCAGCGACGTTGCAAGATTGATGGGGGAGCCCGCCAAGCCGCTGTATCGCCGCCTCGATCGCATCGTGTCGGCCCTGCGGTCGTCGTTGGTGAACGGCGACGCCGCGACATGCCGCCGTTCGTGCCGGAGACACTGCGTCCGCTCCGGCTCGCCAGGGCGCAAGACCCGTGATCGGCCTGGGCATATCGAGCGGGAATGA
- a CDS encoding serine/threonine-protein kinase, giving the protein MSELALLDDVRRRVADREAVDWDACTRDPQLARALSDDDLRELAFLRVLDEIGVVHSQLQTGDLLGGEDGTDTPAAVRAADDDTLTAWGRYRLDEKVGRGGFGSVYRAWDPVLEMPVAIKILHRRYGDRQLTDRLLREGRALAQITHPHVVRVLNVEEHEGRLGLVMEFLRGETMDAMIESQGAMNDREATVIVEDVCRALAVVHAHGLVHRDVKARNIIREHAGRIVLMDFGAGLSQRPSDDEAAAVGTPLYSAPETLRGAAATPASDVYSVGVLLYHLVSGRYPYEGRSVDAIQDAQARGADVSAALLALRPNVPMSFVLVVERALAIDPHERYESAAALLRDLAGTHEAAVPWKQWVVRALVGTGALLVVLTLAGMLTAANYNQVLGRSAFSTDTVFDYLRLGRRSLLMPMVLALLGAGVIGALFALRNVLVAASATVRAFDTRVLSACDRAAGRLGLADPGVCACWIALLTAAVLGAVWFTYAPLLHAVTRDASTAAPDLLRELSPAHEQDPIYYRMVLALTGATSVTLWCLLARTTRARSQRLPGWFVPVQVSILVLLYASMQLPYRLANDADEFGVVTWRGQQCHVLGTKAGEALLFCPSLQPRRRLVNTASEPLPPVGEPTHLFAAFGPRSN; this is encoded by the coding sequence ATGTCTGAGCTCGCGCTGCTCGACGATGTGCGACGCCGCGTCGCCGACCGCGAGGCGGTGGATTGGGACGCCTGTACGCGTGACCCACAGCTCGCCCGCGCGCTCTCCGACGACGATCTGCGCGAACTGGCGTTCCTCCGCGTGCTCGACGAGATCGGGGTCGTGCATTCGCAGCTGCAGACCGGCGATCTGTTGGGTGGCGAAGATGGCACTGACACGCCTGCGGCAGTACGCGCGGCAGACGATGACACGCTGACGGCTTGGGGACGCTATCGCCTGGATGAGAAGGTCGGGCGCGGTGGTTTCGGCAGCGTCTATCGCGCCTGGGATCCGGTGCTCGAGATGCCGGTGGCAATCAAGATCCTGCATCGCCGCTACGGCGATCGCCAGTTGACCGACCGCCTGCTGCGCGAGGGTCGGGCGCTCGCCCAGATCACGCATCCCCACGTCGTCCGCGTGCTGAACGTCGAAGAACACGAGGGCCGACTCGGCCTGGTGATGGAGTTCCTGCGCGGCGAGACGATGGACGCGATGATCGAGTCGCAGGGCGCGATGAACGATCGCGAGGCGACGGTGATCGTCGAGGACGTGTGCCGGGCGCTGGCAGTCGTGCATGCCCACGGGCTCGTGCATCGCGACGTCAAGGCCCGCAACATCATTCGCGAGCACGCCGGGCGGATCGTGCTGATGGACTTCGGCGCCGGGCTGTCGCAGCGTCCGAGCGACGACGAGGCAGCCGCGGTGGGGACGCCCCTCTACAGCGCGCCAGAGACGTTGCGTGGCGCGGCGGCGACGCCAGCGAGCGACGTGTACAGCGTCGGCGTCCTCCTGTATCACCTGGTGAGCGGGCGCTATCCCTACGAGGGCCGCAGCGTCGACGCCATCCAGGACGCGCAGGCGCGCGGGGCAGACGTCTCCGCGGCGTTGCTGGCGTTGCGGCCGAACGTGCCGATGTCGTTCGTCCTTGTCGTCGAGCGCGCGCTGGCAATCGATCCGCATGAGCGCTACGAGAGCGCCGCCGCGCTCCTTCGTGATCTCGCAGGCACTCATGAAGCTGCCGTCCCCTGGAAGCAGTGGGTGGTGCGGGCGCTCGTGGGCACGGGCGCACTGCTGGTGGTCCTGACGTTGGCGGGCATGCTCACCGCTGCGAACTACAACCAGGTGCTGGGCCGATCGGCATTCTCGACGGACACGGTCTTCGACTACTTGAGGCTCGGCCGCCGTTCGCTGCTGATGCCGATGGTGCTGGCATTGCTCGGAGCGGGCGTCATCGGTGCGCTGTTCGCGCTGCGCAACGTGCTGGTGGCCGCGTCCGCGACCGTGCGCGCCTTCGACACGCGGGTTCTTTCCGCGTGCGACAGGGCTGCCGGGCGCCTCGGATTGGCCGACCCGGGCGTTTGCGCCTGCTGGATTGCGCTGCTCACGGCGGCCGTGCTCGGCGCCGTGTGGTTCACCTATGCGCCCTTGCTCCACGCGGTGACCAGGGACGCGTCGACGGCAGCGCCAGATTTGCTCCGGGAACTCTCGCCAGCCCACGAGCAAGACCCCATCTATTACCGAATGGTCCTTGCGCTCACGGGCGCGACAAGTGTCACGCTCTGGTGCCTCCTCGCCCGGACGACGCGTGCCCGAAGCCAGCGCCTGCCCGGATGGTTCGTCCCGGTGCAGGTGTCGATCCTCGTCCTGCTGTATGCGTCGATGCAGTTGCCCTATCGGCTGGCCAACGACGCCGACGAGTTCGGCGTCGTCACCTGGCGAGGGCAACAGTGCCACGTGCTCGGCACGAAGGCAGGCGAGGCGCTGTTGTTCTGCCCGTCGCTGCAACCGCGCCGGCGGCTCGTGAATACCGCGAGCGAACCACTTCCGCCCGTCGGTGAACCGACGCATCTCTTTGCGGCGTTCGGTCCAAGGTCCAACTAG
- a CDS encoding secondary thiamine-phosphate synthase enzyme YjbQ: MSPTAFAPAHPPAGIVRTIDSNGPYMRLRLTTSAECEVIDLTDQLEEFLELTGLLRGVLIVHTLHTTTAVIINEREPLLHGDLFRQLERLAPRELAYDHDDPIRRVVNRTDTERTNGHAHCRAMLLGSTLSLPIIDGRLVLGRWQRVLFVELDGPQERTVVATVVGGER; the protein is encoded by the coding sequence ATGAGCCCGACAGCATTTGCCCCTGCCCACCCGCCGGCCGGCATCGTTCGCACGATCGATTCAAACGGTCCCTACATGCGCCTTCGCCTCACGACGTCGGCCGAGTGCGAGGTCATCGACCTCACCGACCAGCTCGAGGAGTTCCTGGAACTCACCGGCCTGCTGAGGGGAGTCCTGATCGTGCATACGCTGCACACCACGACCGCCGTGATCATCAACGAAAGGGAACCGCTGTTGCACGGCGACCTCTTCCGTCAGCTGGAACGCCTCGCACCGCGCGAGCTCGCGTACGACCACGACGATCCGATCCGCCGCGTCGTGAACCGCACCGACACCGAGCGTACCAACGGCCACGCACATTGCCGCGCCATGCTCCTCGGCAGCACGCTGTCCCTGCCGATCATCGACGGTCGCCTCGTGCTTGGGCGCTGGCAGCGTGTGCTGTTCGTGGAGCTGGACGGCCCGCAGGAACGCACGGTGGTCGCGACCGTGGTCGGCGGCGAGCGGTAG
- a CDS encoding FAD-binding oxidoreductase, with protein sequence MLTRRRFLGGSAASLATVASGCIPRMQVGSPYASSIPEIEASTLVNDLHSQLNPTRVHHIVKPAGVDALAEVIAQARAESRAIAVAGGRHAMGGQQFVEDGVLLDTRGLNRVLAFDRDQGTITVEAGIQWPQLITWMADQQAPDRVDADTKTWGIVQKQTGADRLSLGGALACNAHGRGLALKPIVDQVRWFDLVDAGGTVRRCSRTENVELFRHVIGGYGLFGVVARLQLQLRPERGP encoded by the coding sequence ATGCTTACGCGCCGCAGGTTCCTCGGCGGCTCCGCGGCGTCGCTCGCCACTGTGGCCAGCGGCTGCATCCCGCGCATGCAGGTCGGATCGCCGTACGCGTCGAGTATCCCTGAGATCGAGGCCTCCACCCTCGTCAACGACCTGCACTCGCAGCTCAATCCCACACGCGTTCATCACATCGTCAAGCCGGCCGGCGTCGATGCGCTCGCCGAGGTCATCGCACAGGCGCGAGCAGAGAGCCGGGCGATCGCGGTCGCTGGCGGGCGACACGCCATGGGCGGCCAGCAGTTCGTCGAAGACGGCGTGCTGCTCGACACCCGCGGCCTGAACCGCGTGCTCGCCTTCGACCGTGACCAGGGCACGATCACGGTCGAGGCCGGCATCCAGTGGCCGCAGCTGATCACGTGGATGGCAGACCAGCAGGCGCCGGATCGTGTCGACGCCGACACGAAGACGTGGGGGATCGTCCAAAAGCAGACCGGCGCCGATCGGCTCAGCCTGGGTGGCGCGCTGGCGTGCAACGCACACGGACGCGGACTCGCGCTCAAGCCGATCGTCGATCAGGTGCGCTGGTTCGACCTCGTCGACGCCGGCGGTACGGTGCGACGCTGCTCGCGCACCGAGAACGTGGAGTTGTTCAGGCACGTGATCGGCGGGTACGGGCTGTTCGGTGTGGTCGCGCGGCTGCAGTTGCAACTGCGTCCCGAGCGCGGCCCCTAA